In Deltaproteobacteria bacterium, the DNA window ATTCCGTATCAGTCCTTTCCGCAAGCATTGGGCGACTTGTTCCTTGAGGGAAAGCGGCCACTCGTGGTTGCTGGCACGCACGGCAAGACAACCTCAACCTCACTGCTTGGATGGGTGCTGGAAAATGCCGGACGTCAGCCGAGCCTATTGGTTGGTGGAATCACGCGAAATTTCTCTCAAGGCTATCGATTGGGGAACGGCGAATTTTTTGTCATCGAGGGAGATGAGTACGACACGGCGTTTTTTGATAAAGGACCGAAGTTTTTACATTATCGCCCGCAGGCGGTGTTGTTGAATGCGGTTGAATTTGACCATGCGGATATCTACCGCGACCTTGATCACGTAAAGGACGCGTTTCAACGTCTCCTTGCCATTGTTCCATCTGGAGCGCCGGTGTTAGTGTGTGGTGACTTCCCCGCTGCCCTCGACGTGGCGCAACGTTCACAGCAGTCATTTTCGACATTTGGCTTTGCCAGCGACGCCCATTGGCAAGTACGAGACATTCGCGATGACGGTACGCAGGTGCATTTTGCGGTAACGCATCGGCAGCGCGAGATCGGTCGATTTGCTATTCCGATGATGGGAAAGATGAATATCCGTAACGCACTGGGAGTGACTGCGTTATGCACGGAATTAGGCATCTCCGCTACAGAAATCGCTCCCGGCCTCGCAACGTTTCTTGGTGTTGCGCGGCGCCAAGAGGTTGTCGGGGAAGGGCAGGGGGTAACGGTTATTGATGACTTTGCGCATCATCCCACCGCGGTGACAGCAACCATAGAAGCGGTGCGCTCTCGATATCCGCAGCGGCGTCTGTGGGCGATATTTGAACCGCGCTCCAACACCTGTCGTCGTCGGGTCTTTCAGAAACCGTTGACGGACGCGCTTGCGCTTGCTGATCGTGTGGTGCTCGGTCCGGTCTTTACGAAGCCTCAGGATCAGCTTGCTGCGGAGGACTTATTTTCTCCTGCAGAGTTGGTGAGTGATCTACA includes these proteins:
- the mpl gene encoding UDP-N-acetylmuramate:L-alanyl-gamma-D-glutamyl-meso-diaminopimelate ligase, producing the protein MHAEPQISNVKSLILPTGSHIHVIAVGGVAMATFAAMLKERGYRVTGSDQGVYPPMSDFLAHAGIEVMQGYRGENLSPAPDLVIVGNAVSRTNPEVAALLDSHIPYQSFPQALGDLFLEGKRPLVVAGTHGKTTSTSLLGWVLENAGRQPSLLVGGITRNFSQGYRLGNGEFFVIEGDEYDTAFFDKGPKFLHYRPQAVLLNAVEFDHADIYRDLDHVKDAFQRLLAIVPSGAPVLVCGDFPAALDVAQRSQQSFSTFGFASDAHWQVRDIRDDGTQVHFAVTHRQREIGRFAIPMMGKMNIRNALGVTALCTELGISATEIAPGLATFLGVARRQEVVGEGQGVTVIDDFAHHPTAVTATIEAVRSRYPQRRLWAIFEPRSNTCRRRVFQKPLTDALALADRVVLGPVFTKPQDQLAAEDLFSPAELVSDLQAANKDAHAGHSVDEICQFVTRQCHAGDVVLVMSNGAFGGLPRKILATLLQ